One stretch of Pseudomonas sp. NC02 DNA includes these proteins:
- the kdpF gene encoding K(+)-transporting ATPase subunit F: protein MLTLKFIYIASGLCAVGLFAYLGYALIRAEKF from the coding sequence GTGCTCACACTCAAGTTCATCTATATCGCCAGCGGCCTATGCGCCGTCGGGCTGTTCGCTTATCTGGGCTACGCCCTCATTCGCGCCGAAAAGTTCTAG
- the kdpA gene encoding potassium-transporting ATPase subunit KdpA: MLSTLLEFALVLGLMTGLAVLMGKWLTRVFTGTRHALPERYTYRLLGIDPLETMSWARYGSALLLSNAAMMVLGYLILRLQAVMPINPLGLAAQTPDLAFNTAASFITNTNWQAYSGETSLSNFSQMAVITFLMFVGATSGVVAAAGFIRGLSRSSSADIGNFWVDFTRTLYRVMLPLCVGMALVYVWQGMPQTFSSQALATTLEGAQQQLIVGAVASFESIKHIGTNGGGFFSMNAAHPFENPTPLTNALHILSMLLIPSALTYTFGSMLLQRRQGWVFFGTFLVMFLGFLALVYGAEQNGNPLLTQAGANQTLSIEQSGGNMEGKELRFGIADSSLFIATTTAATTGSVNAMHDSLTPMGGFVPLAQMMLNCVFGGDGVGFINLIQYALLTVFLVGMMIGRSPEFLGKKIEAREIKLVMLSVLAHPISILGFTALAALWPDTMASLNNLGPHGFSEVLYAYTSGTANNGSAFAGLNANTPFFNTTIGLAMLVGRFFTMLPMLAVAGSLAMKKTVPAGAGTIPTATPLFMVLVVFVVLVVGGLTFLPALALGPLVEQLQLLSGQTYN, encoded by the coding sequence ATGCTAAGCACTTTGCTGGAATTTGCGCTGGTCCTGGGGTTGATGACCGGGCTCGCCGTGCTGATGGGCAAGTGGCTGACCCGGGTGTTTACCGGAACCCGCCACGCCCTGCCGGAACGTTATACCTATCGCCTGCTGGGCATCGACCCGCTGGAAACCATGAGCTGGGCCCGCTACGGCTCGGCCCTGTTGCTGTCGAACGCCGCGATGATGGTGCTCGGCTATCTCATCCTGCGGTTACAGGCCGTCATGCCGATCAACCCACTCGGGCTGGCCGCACAAACCCCGGACCTGGCGTTCAATACCGCCGCTTCCTTTATCACCAACACCAACTGGCAGGCGTACTCGGGCGAAACCAGCCTGTCGAACTTCAGCCAGATGGCAGTAATCACCTTCCTGATGTTCGTCGGCGCCACCTCGGGCGTGGTCGCCGCAGCCGGTTTTATCCGTGGCCTGAGTCGCTCAAGCTCGGCGGATATCGGCAACTTCTGGGTCGACTTCACCCGCACCCTGTACCGCGTGATGCTGCCGCTGTGCGTGGGCATGGCCCTGGTGTATGTGTGGCAAGGCATGCCGCAGACCTTTTCCTCCCAAGCCCTGGCCACCACCCTGGAAGGCGCGCAGCAACAACTGATTGTCGGCGCCGTGGCGAGCTTTGAATCGATCAAGCATATCGGCACCAACGGCGGCGGCTTCTTCAGCATGAACGCCGCGCACCCGTTCGAAAACCCGACCCCGCTGACCAACGCCCTGCACATCCTCAGCATGTTGCTGATCCCGTCGGCGCTGACCTACACCTTCGGCAGCATGCTGCTCCAACGCCGTCAGGGCTGGGTGTTTTTCGGCACCTTCCTGGTGATGTTCTTAGGCTTTCTCGCGCTGGTGTACGGCGCCGAGCAAAACGGCAACCCGCTGCTGACCCAGGCCGGTGCCAACCAGACGCTGTCCATCGAACAAAGCGGCGGCAATATGGAAGGCAAGGAACTGCGCTTCGGCATTGCCGACAGCAGCCTGTTTATCGCCACCACCACCGCGGCCACCACCGGCTCGGTCAACGCGATGCATGACTCATTGACCCCCATGGGCGGCTTCGTGCCCCTGGCGCAGATGATGCTCAACTGCGTGTTCGGCGGCGACGGCGTGGGCTTTATCAACCTGATCCAGTACGCGCTGCTGACGGTGTTCCTGGTGGGCATGATGATCGGCCGCAGCCCGGAATTCCTCGGCAAGAAGATCGAGGCTCGGGAGATAAAACTGGTGATGCTCTCGGTGCTCGCGCACCCCATCAGCATCCTCGGTTTCACCGCCCTCGCCGCCCTGTGGCCCGACACCATGGCCAGCCTGAATAACCTCGGCCCCCACGGTTTCAGCGAGGTGCTCTACGCCTACACCTCGGGCACCGCCAACAACGGTTCGGCGTTCGCCGGGCTGAACGCCAATACGCCGTTCTTCAACACCACCATTGGCCTGGCGATGCTGGTCGGGCGCTTCTTCACCATGCTGCCGATGCTCGCCGTGGCCGGTTCCCTGGCGATGAAAAAGACCGTGCCTGCCGGCGCCGGCACCATCCCCACCGCAACCCCGCTGTTCATGGTGCTGGTGGTGTTTGTGGTGCTGGTGGTGGGCGGCCTGACTTTCCTGCCGGCGCTCGCGCTCGGTCCGCTGGTGGAGCAACTGCAGTTGCTGTCCGGCCAGACGTACAACTAA
- the kdpB gene encoding potassium-transporting ATPase subunit KdpB, which yields MIKNARLPLFDRAIVLTACGDAFKKLLPQAQWKNPVMFVVYLGSLLTTLLWFQSLGGQGEAPSGFILSICLWLWFTVLFANFAEALAEGRSRAQAASLRGMKRQTLAKLLQQPKHGAAWLPTEATLLRKDQVVLIEAGDLVPLDGVVIEGVASVDESAITGESAPVIREAGGDFSSVTGGTRVLSDWLVVRISVNPGESFLDRMISMVESAKRQKTPNEVALTILLVGLTLLFLLVIATLSPYSIFAVAMSGSGNVISATVLVALLVCLIPTTIGGLLSAIGVAGMSRMMSANVIATSGRAVEAAGDIDVLLLDKTGTITLGNRQASSFLPAPGVKEAELADAAQLASLADETPEGRSILVLAKQKFDIRARDINALGASFVHFTAQTRMSGVDLPEGRGIRKGAADAIRSHIEALGGSFPAALQAKVDEVSRRGSTPLVVSDGAKALGVVELKDVVKGGIKERFAELRRMGIKTVMITGDNRLTAAAIAVEAGVDDFLAEARPEDKLQLIRDYQAQGKLVAMTGDGTNDAPALAQADVAVAMNSGTQAAKEAGNMVDLDSNPTKLIEVVEVGKQMLMTRGALTTFSVANDVAKYFAIIPAAFVATYPQLGALNVMHLTSPNSAILSAVIFNALIIVALIPLALRGVTYRAIGAAALLNRNLLIYGLGGVLVPFAGIKLIDLVLTGLGLV from the coding sequence ATGATCAAGAATGCTCGTTTACCTCTGTTTGATCGCGCCATCGTGCTCACCGCCTGCGGGGATGCGTTCAAGAAACTGCTGCCCCAGGCGCAGTGGAAAAACCCGGTGATGTTCGTCGTGTACCTGGGCAGCCTCCTCACCACGCTGCTGTGGTTCCAGTCCCTGGGTGGCCAGGGTGAAGCGCCCAGCGGCTTTATCCTCAGCATCTGTTTGTGGCTGTGGTTTACCGTGCTGTTCGCCAACTTTGCCGAGGCCCTGGCCGAAGGCCGCAGCCGTGCCCAGGCCGCCAGCCTGCGCGGGATGAAGCGCCAGACCCTGGCCAAGTTGCTGCAACAACCCAAACACGGCGCCGCATGGCTGCCGACCGAAGCCACGCTGTTGCGCAAAGACCAGGTGGTGTTGATCGAAGCCGGCGACCTGGTGCCGCTGGACGGCGTGGTGATCGAAGGCGTGGCCTCGGTGGATGAAAGCGCAATCACCGGCGAATCGGCACCGGTGATTCGCGAGGCCGGCGGCGACTTTTCCTCGGTCACCGGCGGCACGCGGGTGCTGTCGGACTGGCTGGTGGTGCGCATCAGCGTCAACCCGGGCGAGTCGTTCCTCGACCGCATGATCTCGATGGTCGAATCCGCCAAGCGTCAGAAAACGCCCAACGAAGTCGCCCTGACAATTTTGCTGGTGGGCCTGACCCTGTTGTTCCTGCTGGTGATCGCGACGCTGAGCCCGTACTCGATCTTTGCCGTGGCCATGAGTGGCAGTGGCAACGTGATCAGCGCCACGGTGCTGGTGGCGTTGCTGGTGTGCCTGATTCCCACCACCATCGGCGGCCTGCTCTCGGCCATCGGCGTGGCGGGCATGAGCCGCATGATGTCGGCGAATGTGATCGCCACTTCCGGCCGCGCCGTTGAGGCGGCGGGTGACATCGACGTGTTGCTGTTGGACAAGACCGGCACCATCACGTTGGGCAATCGCCAGGCCAGCAGTTTCCTTCCGGCACCGGGGGTCAAGGAAGCTGAACTGGCCGACGCGGCGCAACTGGCGTCCCTGGCCGACGAAACCCCGGAAGGCCGCAGCATCTTGGTGCTGGCCAAGCAGAAGTTCGACATCCGCGCGCGGGACATCAACGCCCTCGGCGCAAGCTTTGTGCACTTCACCGCGCAGACTCGCATGAGCGGCGTCGACCTGCCCGAAGGCCGCGGTATTCGCAAGGGTGCAGCGGATGCGATCCGCAGTCATATCGAAGCGCTCGGCGGGAGCTTTCCGGCTGCATTGCAGGCCAAGGTCGACGAAGTATCCCGACGCGGCAGCACTCCGCTGGTGGTCTCGGACGGGGCCAAGGCACTCGGCGTGGTGGAGCTCAAGGACGTGGTCAAGGGCGGCATCAAGGAGCGCTTCGCCGAATTGCGGCGCATGGGCATCAAGACCGTGATGATCACCGGCGACAACCGCCTGACCGCCGCCGCGATTGCGGTGGAAGCCGGCGTGGATGACTTCCTCGCCGAGGCGCGCCCGGAAGACAAGCTGCAGCTGATCCGCGACTACCAGGCCCAGGGCAAGCTTGTGGCCATGACCGGCGACGGCACCAACGACGCCCCGGCGCTGGCCCAGGCCGACGTGGCGGTGGCGATGAACAGCGGCACCCAGGCAGCGAAAGAGGCCGGCAACATGGTCGACCTCGACAGCAACCCGACCAAGCTGATCGAAGTGGTCGAGGTGGGCAAACAAATGCTGATGACCCGTGGCGCACTCACCACCTTCAGCGTGGCGAATGACGTGGCGAAATATTTCGCGATCATCCCGGCCGCGTTTGTCGCGACCTATCCGCAGCTCGGCGCGCTGAACGTGATGCACCTGACCAGCCCCAACTCGGCGATCCTCAGTGCGGTGATTTTCAACGCGTTGATCATCGTGGCGCTGATTCCCTTGGCACTGCGCGGCGTGACGTACCGGGCGATTGGCGCGGCAGCGTTGCTCAATCGCAACCTGCTGATCTATGGCCTGGGCGGGGTGCTGGTGCCGTTTGCCGGAATCAAGTTGATTGACCTGGTGCTGACCGGGCTGGGTCTCGTGTAG
- a CDS encoding sensor histidine kinase KdpD yields MPALNEERPDPDALLARVQQEEQAALRGKLRIYFGSNAGVGKTCAMLDAAQREVSLGRDVLAGVVETHGRQETANLLNGLEQLPRAQRLHHDFTLTEFDLDAALQRHPAVLLVDELAHSNVPGSRHPKRWQDVEELLSAGIDVWTTLNVQHLESLNDLVSGIIGIRVRETVPDHVFDNAHEVVVVDLPPDDLLQRLKDGKVYLGPQAERASRHFFRKGNLLALRELALRRTADRVDTQMRVYRREQSIKTLWPARERLLVGVAGDAGDERLVREAARLAQKLEADWIVVHVAAAQGRGAKRYLTAMKTLALASEFGADTATLPGMDVAEALAACAREHNANRLVLGHHPRRAWRFWHQSVSDRISRHHPQIDQIVIAHGMLPGTVPAIEKPTPAPGRTLAYLWSTLACFTASAIAALLLQVFDLANVVMLFLLTVVLVALRFGRGPGVWAAMLAVLCFDFFFVQPRYSFTVNDTQYFFTFALMLGIALITGQLTARLRHEARTAAARERRATSLARLARDLSAALTVEQISEVALRTFSGVFEARVGLALPDAADGVHSVGAGGLPIDDSIAQWTYDHGQSAGQGTDTLSAAKGCYLPLKAPMRVRGVLVLELAQSERLNEPEERRLLEACMSQLAIALERVHFVEVAQNTMVQMEGEKMRNTLLAAISHDLRTPLTTLIGAADTALPHAPPGPLTALLHGIHEQATSMQRLIENLLDMARMQERGVRLNRQWHLLEEIVGSALRQLREPLARHVVNTTLDPQLPLVEVDALLIERVLVNLLDNAAKYTPPGTVITVTARSVSDSILLEVSDTGPGSAPANLFEPFARGQQESSVAGIGLGLALAKRIVEAHGGRIEARPGSERGMHFVITLPAGTPPPMDAL; encoded by the coding sequence ATGCCCGCATTAAACGAAGAACGCCCCGACCCCGACGCCCTTCTCGCCCGGGTCCAGCAGGAAGAACAGGCCGCCTTGCGCGGCAAACTGCGTATCTACTTCGGCTCCAACGCCGGGGTGGGCAAGACCTGCGCCATGCTTGACGCGGCGCAACGGGAAGTCAGCCTGGGCCGCGACGTACTCGCCGGCGTGGTGGAAACCCACGGCCGCCAGGAAACCGCCAACCTGCTCAACGGCCTCGAACAACTGCCCCGCGCCCAACGCCTGCATCACGATTTCACCCTCACCGAATTCGACCTCGACGCCGCCCTGCAACGCCATCCCGCCGTGCTGCTGGTGGATGAACTGGCCCACAGCAACGTGCCCGGCTCGCGCCACCCGAAACGCTGGCAAGACGTGGAAGAACTGCTCAGCGCCGGCATCGATGTGTGGACCACCCTCAACGTCCAGCACCTGGAAAGCCTTAACGATCTGGTGAGTGGGATCATTGGCATTCGCGTGCGGGAAACCGTACCGGACCACGTGTTCGACAATGCCCACGAAGTGGTCGTCGTGGACCTGCCGCCGGATGATCTGCTGCAACGCTTGAAGGACGGCAAGGTGTACCTGGGCCCTCAGGCCGAGCGCGCCTCGCGGCACTTTTTCCGCAAGGGCAACCTGCTCGCCCTGCGGGAACTGGCCCTGCGCCGCACGGCCGACCGGGTCGACACGCAGATGCGCGTGTACCGTCGCGAACAGTCGATCAAGACCCTGTGGCCCGCCCGCGAGCGATTGCTGGTAGGCGTGGCCGGTGACGCCGGTGATGAACGCCTGGTGCGAGAAGCCGCGCGCCTGGCGCAAAAGCTCGAGGCGGACTGGATCGTGGTGCACGTCGCCGCAGCCCAGGGCCGCGGCGCCAAGCGTTATCTCACGGCGATGAAAACCCTGGCGCTGGCCAGCGAATTCGGCGCCGACACCGCGACATTGCCGGGCATGGACGTCGCCGAAGCACTGGCCGCCTGTGCCCGGGAACACAACGCCAATCGCCTGGTGCTCGGCCATCACCCACGCCGGGCATGGCGGTTCTGGCATCAGTCGGTGAGCGACCGGATCAGCCGGCACCATCCGCAGATCGACCAGATCGTGATCGCCCATGGCATGTTGCCAGGCACTGTTCCTGCCATTGAAAAACCTACACCAGCGCCCGGCAGAACCCTGGCCTACCTCTGGTCCACACTCGCCTGTTTCACCGCCAGCGCCATCGCCGCGCTGCTGCTGCAAGTGTTCGACCTGGCCAACGTGGTGATGCTGTTCCTGCTCACGGTGGTGCTGGTGGCCCTGCGGTTTGGACGCGGCCCCGGCGTGTGGGCAGCGATGCTCGCGGTGCTGTGTTTCGACTTCTTTTTCGTCCAGCCGCGCTACTCGTTTACCGTCAACGACACCCAGTATTTCTTCACCTTCGCGTTGATGCTCGGCATCGCGCTGATCACCGGGCAGCTCACCGCACGCCTGCGCCACGAAGCGCGCACCGCCGCCGCTCGAGAACGTCGCGCAACCTCACTGGCGCGCCTGGCCCGGGACCTGTCGGCCGCGTTGACCGTGGAGCAGATCAGCGAAGTGGCGCTGCGCACCTTCAGCGGCGTGTTCGAGGCGCGGGTCGGCCTGGCCTTGCCGGACGCCGCCGACGGCGTGCACAGCGTGGGCGCGGGCGGGCTGCCGATCGACGACAGCATCGCCCAATGGACCTACGACCACGGCCAGTCCGCCGGCCAGGGCACCGACACCTTGTCCGCCGCCAAGGGCTGCTACCTGCCGCTCAAGGCGCCGATGCGCGTGCGCGGTGTGCTGGTGCTGGAACTGGCGCAAAGCGAACGCCTCAACGAGCCCGAAGAGCGCCGCCTGCTGGAAGCCTGCATGAGCCAATTGGCGATTGCCCTGGAGCGCGTGCACTTCGTCGAAGTGGCGCAAAACACGATGGTGCAGATGGAAGGCGAGAAAATGCGCAACACCTTGCTCGCGGCGATTTCCCACGACCTGCGCACCCCCTTGACCACCCTGATCGGCGCCGCCGACACCGCCCTGCCCCATGCGCCGCCGGGGCCGCTGACCGCGTTGCTGCACGGTATTCATGAGCAGGCGACTTCGATGCAACGCTTGATCGAAAACTTGCTGGACATGGCCCGCATGCAGGAGCGCGGTGTGCGACTCAACCGGCAATGGCATTTGCTGGAAGAGATCGTCGGCAGCGCCCTGCGCCAGTTGCGTGAACCACTGGCCCGGCATGTGGTGAACACGACGCTGGACCCGCAATTACCGCTGGTGGAAGTCGACGCGCTGCTGATCGAACGGGTGCTGGTCAACCTGCTGGACAACGCCGCCAAATACACCCCGCCTGGCACGGTCATCACGGTTACCGCCCGTTCCGTTTCCGACAGCATCCTGCTGGAAGTCAGCGACACCGGCCCGGGCAGCGCGCCGGCCAATCTGTTCGAACCGTTTGCCCGTGGCCAGCAGGAATCCTCGGTCGCCGGAATCGGCCTGGGCCTGGCCCTGGCCAAGCGCATCGTCGAAGCCCACGGCGGGCGCATCGAAGCCAGACCCGGCAGCGAGCGCGGCATGCATTTCGTCATCACTTTACCGGCGGGTACTCCGCCCCCAATGGACGCCCTATGA
- a CDS encoding response regulator, protein MSTARILIVEDEANIRRFVGIALQDEGFQVFEADSVKRALIHASSRQPDLVIVDLGLPDGDGKQLISELRGWLAVPILVLSARDREEEKVAALDAGADDYLTKPFGVPELLARIRAQLRRHGQTGTVAATSKVAFGDIEVDLATHEVWRQDLPVHLTPIEYRLLCAMIRGQSRVLTHRQLLLEVWGLDYVDRAHYLRVHMAHLRQKLEADPAQPQYFITELQVGYRLVGL, encoded by the coding sequence ATGAGCACTGCACGCATTCTGATTGTTGAAGACGAGGCCAACATCCGCCGTTTTGTCGGCATCGCCCTGCAGGATGAGGGCTTCCAGGTGTTCGAGGCCGACAGCGTCAAACGCGCGTTGATCCACGCTTCCAGCCGTCAGCCGGACCTGGTGATCGTCGACCTGGGCCTGCCGGACGGCGACGGCAAACAGCTGATCAGCGAGCTGCGGGGATGGCTGGCGGTGCCGATCCTGGTGTTGTCGGCACGGGATCGCGAAGAGGAAAAAGTCGCCGCCCTGGACGCCGGCGCCGATGACTACCTGACCAAACCCTTCGGCGTACCCGAGTTGCTCGCGCGCATCCGTGCGCAACTACGCCGTCATGGGCAGACCGGCACCGTGGCGGCCACCAGCAAGGTGGCGTTTGGCGATATCGAGGTGGACCTGGCGACCCATGAAGTGTGGCGCCAAGACCTGCCGGTGCACCTGACGCCCATCGAATACCGCCTGCTGTGCGCGATGATTCGCGGGCAGAGCCGGGTGCTCACCCACCGGCAATTATTGCTCGAGGTGTGGGGCCTGGACTACGTGGACCGCGCCCACTACCTGCGGGTGCACATGGCGCACCTGCGGCAGAAGCTGGAGGCGGACCCGGCCCAGCCGCAGTACTTCATCACCGAGTTGCAGGTGGGCTACCGACTGGTGGGTTTGTGA
- a CDS encoding LysR family transcriptional regulator — protein sequence MTDNLSGVIAFVKTAEALSFTGAARAMGISASAVGKNVAKLEASLNVRLLHRSTRKVSLTAEGQLFYERSRKILDDLQDARAMLSHAMQAPRGKLRVSLPTIGYRFLFPHMMAFRNAYPEIELELDFNDHLVDVIEEGFDVVIRSGGLADSTLMARKLGPFRFVLCASPQYLRANGRPESLSELEHHPCLRYRFATTGKIMDWTLSANPAITQLRLPTALTLNNMEAMLRAAMDGHGIAYVPDFLAREALAQGQLETVLDGHSDDQGQFWALWPSSRHLSPKIRVFVDFAAAHLFTNPPVGSPPATR from the coding sequence GTGACCGATAACTTGAGCGGCGTGATCGCCTTCGTGAAAACCGCGGAAGCCCTGAGCTTCACCGGCGCGGCCCGGGCGATGGGGATTTCCGCTTCGGCGGTGGGCAAGAATGTCGCCAAGCTTGAGGCGTCACTGAATGTGCGGCTGTTGCACCGCAGTACGCGCAAGGTCAGCCTCACCGCCGAAGGCCAATTGTTCTACGAGCGCAGTCGGAAAATTCTCGACGACCTGCAAGACGCCCGCGCCATGCTTTCCCATGCGATGCAGGCACCCCGGGGCAAACTGCGGGTCAGCCTGCCCACCATCGGTTATCGCTTTCTCTTTCCGCACATGATGGCGTTCCGCAACGCCTACCCCGAGATCGAACTGGAGCTGGATTTCAACGACCATCTGGTGGACGTGATCGAGGAGGGCTTCGACGTGGTCATCCGCAGCGGTGGCCTGGCTGACTCGACCCTGATGGCCCGCAAGCTGGGGCCGTTCAGGTTTGTGCTGTGTGCATCGCCCCAATACCTACGAGCCAACGGCCGGCCAGAATCCCTGAGCGAACTGGAGCATCACCCGTGCTTGCGTTACCGCTTCGCCACCACCGGCAAAATCATGGACTGGACCTTGTCCGCCAACCCGGCCATCACCCAATTGCGCCTGCCCACCGCGCTGACCCTGAACAACATGGAGGCCATGCTCCGGGCCGCGATGGACGGCCATGGGATTGCCTACGTGCCAGACTTCCTGGCCCGCGAAGCACTCGCCCAGGGCCAGCTGGAAACCGTGCTCGACGGCCATTCCGATGACCAGGGCCAGTTCTGGGCGCTGTGGCCATCCAGCCGGCATCTCTCGCCGAAGATCCGCGTGTTTGTCGATTTCGCCGCCGCGCACCTGTTCACAAACCCACCAGTCGGTAGCCCACCTGCAACTCGGTGA
- a CDS encoding MFS transporter, which produces MNTTTESAPAHGRYSILAAICLAALVLPMSFTGGAVATPFIGQAFAAQPSQLAWITNAFMLSFGSLLMAAGTLADLYGRKRLFLWGMALFTVVSLLLAVAPGIFWLDVLRGVQGVAAATALASGCAALAQEFDGHARTRAFSLLGTTFGAGLAFGPLLSGVLIEHWGWRSIFLGTALLAGISLLFAAPKMRESRDPQAMRLDTAGVLTFSAMLVALTTAVILAPEHGWTSPLVDALLIAAAVFLLVFILVENRSSQPMLELRLFRFPRFIGVQLLPIGTCYCYIVLIVLLPLRFIGVEGASALDAGLMMLALSAPMLVVPMIAASLTRWLSAGLLCAIGLLIAAVGLWGLSLANQPAQTIAAMLVIGIGTGLPWGLMDGLAISVVPKERAGMAAGIFNTTRVASEGVALAITMAVLGALVAHHLKGRAGADVSVIAQGLVMGNVQLASAALPLEALRSAYIAGFNTLLQLLAGFTVLTALVVLAFMGRNSIAPVQTEPGIQSLS; this is translated from the coding sequence ATGAACACGACAACCGAATCTGCGCCCGCCCATGGCCGATATTCCATCCTGGCGGCCATTTGCCTGGCCGCCCTGGTATTGCCCATGAGCTTTACCGGCGGCGCCGTCGCCACGCCCTTTATCGGCCAGGCATTTGCCGCCCAGCCCAGCCAGCTGGCGTGGATCACCAACGCATTCATGCTGAGTTTCGGCAGCCTGTTAATGGCCGCCGGCACCCTCGCCGACCTCTATGGGAGAAAGCGTCTTTTCTTGTGGGGCATGGCGCTGTTTACCGTGGTCTCCTTGCTGCTGGCAGTGGCACCGGGGATTTTCTGGCTGGATGTGTTGCGTGGCGTGCAGGGCGTCGCGGCGGCTACGGCATTGGCCAGTGGCTGTGCGGCGCTGGCCCAGGAGTTTGACGGCCATGCCCGCACCCGCGCCTTCAGCTTGCTGGGCACCACATTCGGTGCAGGCCTGGCGTTTGGGCCATTGCTGTCGGGGGTGCTGATCGAGCACTGGGGCTGGCGCTCGATTTTTCTCGGCACTGCATTATTGGCCGGTATTTCGCTGCTGTTTGCCGCGCCCAAAATGCGTGAAAGCCGCGACCCGCAAGCGATGCGGCTGGACACCGCTGGTGTACTGACGTTTTCCGCAATGCTGGTAGCCCTGACCACGGCGGTGATCCTCGCGCCGGAGCACGGCTGGACGTCGCCGCTGGTTGATGCCCTGCTGATCGCGGCGGCGGTGTTTTTGCTGGTGTTTATCCTCGTCGAAAACCGCTCCAGCCAACCGATGCTGGAGCTGCGGCTGTTTCGCTTCCCGCGTTTTATTGGTGTGCAGCTCCTGCCGATCGGTACCTGTTACTGCTACATCGTGCTGATCGTGTTGCTGCCCCTGCGGTTTATCGGTGTGGAAGGCGCCAGCGCGCTGGACGCGGGTTTGATGATGCTCGCGTTGTCGGCACCGATGCTGGTGGTGCCGATGATCGCCGCATCGCTGACCCGCTGGCTCTCAGCAGGACTGTTGTGTGCCATTGGCTTGCTGATCGCGGCGGTGGGCCTGTGGGGATTAAGCCTGGCCAACCAGCCTGCGCAGACCATCGCCGCAATGCTGGTCATCGGGATCGGCACCGGGCTGCCGTGGGGTTTGATGGATGGCTTGGCGATCAGCGTGGTGCCCAAGGAGCGAGCGGGAATGGCGGCGGGGATTTTCAACACCACCCGCGTGGCCAGTGAAGGCGTGGCGCTGGCGATTACGATGGCGGTATTGGGCGCATTGGTGGCACATCACCTGAAGGGTCGCGCAGGGGCCGACGTGTCAGTGATTGCCCAAGGCCTGGTCATGGGCAACGTGCAACTGGCCTCGGCCGCCCTTCCGCTGGAAGCACTGCGCAGCGCCTACATCGCGGGGTTCAACACCTTGCTGCAACTGCTCGCGGGATTCACCGTGCTGACGGCGTTGGTGGTCCTGGCCTTCATGGGGCGAAACAGCATTGCACCCGTGCAAACCGAACCGGGCATTCAGTCGTTGAGCTGA
- a CDS encoding sigma-70 family RNA polymerase sigma factor → MSVGEPPFQREITELYSEHHGWLFTWLRRKLGCTHNAADVAQDTFARILHARESVTAIREPRAYLSTTARRLIIDQARRKQIEHAYLQELMLTVETLEGFQSPEQIHTTLEALEHIAFMLEGMHDNMRQAFVLYYLEDLTQQQIARQLKLSERTVRKYLIQALLHCSHSVDI, encoded by the coding sequence ATGTCTGTAGGTGAACCGCCGTTCCAACGGGAGATTACCGAACTGTACAGCGAGCATCACGGCTGGCTGTTCACTTGGTTGCGCCGAAAACTGGGCTGTACCCATAACGCCGCCGACGTGGCGCAGGACACCTTCGCGCGGATTCTGCACGCCCGCGAGTCGGTGACCGCCATCCGCGAACCCCGCGCCTATTTAAGTACCACCGCCAGGCGGCTGATCATCGACCAGGCACGGCGCAAGCAGATTGAGCACGCCTACCTTCAGGAATTGATGCTGACGGTGGAAACCCTGGAAGGTTTCCAGTCGCCCGAACAGATCCACACCACCCTGGAAGCCCTCGAGCACATTGCCTTCATGCTGGAAGGCATGCACGACAACATGCGCCAGGCGTTTGTGCTGTATTACCTCGAAGACCTGACCCAGCAGCAAATCGCCCGACAACTGAAGCTGTCGGAACGTACGGTACGCAAATACCTGATCCAGGCCCTGCTGCATTGCAGCCACAGCGTGGACATCTGA